In a genomic window of Hydrogenispora ethanolica:
- a CDS encoding AAA family ATPase gives MTDANFKIAVSGDLGSGKSTVCKLLLEKLPGFRIFSMGEAWRKLAEDRGMTILELNQYSETHPLDEEMDEAMAKMGKAEEQIIFDSRLGWHFVPHSFKVHLTVDPRAAASRIFNDRRRGDAEEYASVDEAMQKILERHQSEKQRYLQKYGIDCTNPANYHLIIDTTHQTPEAVAESIIGRFRSWAEQQ, from the coding sequence ATGACGGACGCAAATTTCAAGATTGCCGTCTCCGGAGATCTCGGAAGCGGCAAAAGCACGGTTTGTAAGCTACTCCTCGAGAAACTGCCCGGATTTCGCATCTTTTCGATGGGCGAAGCCTGGCGCAAATTGGCCGAGGACCGCGGGATGACCATTTTAGAGTTGAATCAGTACTCCGAGACCCATCCGCTGGATGAAGAGATGGACGAAGCCATGGCCAAGATGGGCAAGGCCGAGGAGCAGATCATCTTCGATTCCCGGCTCGGCTGGCATTTTGTGCCCCATTCCTTCAAGGTCCATCTGACGGTCGACCCCAGAGCCGCCGCCAGCCGCATCTTCAATGACCGCCGTCGCGGCGATGCCGAAGAGTATGCCTCGGTCGACGAAGCGATGCAAAAGATCCTGGAGCGCCATCAGAGTGAAAAACAGCGCTACCTCCAGAAATACGGCATCGATTGCACCAATCCCGCCAATTACCACCTCATCATCGATACCACGCACCAGACTCCGGAAGCGGTCGCCGAATCGATCATCGGCCGCTTCCGTTCATGGGCCGAACAGCAATAA
- a CDS encoding CapA family protein yields MKGKKLLRFGLLCLALLCLSGSYGAADAPAGPEPGRQSATLRPAATVHTLMAVGDLNFATIADKLISNPSYPWVDTRELLRSATILVGNLEVPFSDRGAVYVPKKWLLRADPRTVASLTAAGFDLVTLANNHIMDFGLPALEDTLFTLNRAGIAHTGAGMNEAAARKPAFCTAPDGTRFAFLAYSQTFPEEFWAQGDRPGTAHANRAILAADIRKAKAQADLVIVSFHWGKELETMPAPYQKEFARLCIDAGASLVLGHHPHVLQGFEVYRGGLIAYSLGNFLFSTYSRRTVDSVILAVDFDRSGPVAARLYPVNVNNYEVAFQTRLRRGADAERVLRDLRGYSAEFQTPIASRDGLGIIRIPRQPRR; encoded by the coding sequence GACTGCTCTGCCTGGCGCTGCTCTGCCTGAGCGGCAGCTACGGCGCTGCCGATGCCCCGGCGGGTCCGGAGCCGGGGCGGCAAAGCGCGACCCTTCGGCCGGCCGCAACGGTCCATACGCTGATGGCCGTGGGCGATCTCAACTTCGCCACCATCGCCGATAAACTGATCTCCAACCCTTCCTACCCCTGGGTCGATACCCGGGAACTGCTGCGGTCGGCAACCATCCTGGTGGGCAACCTAGAAGTGCCCTTCTCGGACCGCGGCGCGGTGTACGTCCCCAAAAAATGGCTGCTGCGCGCCGATCCCCGGACCGTCGCCAGCTTGACCGCGGCCGGTTTTGACCTGGTCACGCTGGCCAATAATCATATCATGGATTTCGGCCTCCCGGCGCTGGAAGATACCCTCTTCACCCTGAACCGGGCGGGCATCGCCCACACCGGAGCGGGCATGAACGAGGCCGCCGCCCGCAAGCCGGCGTTCTGTACCGCTCCCGACGGGACCCGTTTCGCCTTTCTCGCCTATTCCCAAACTTTCCCCGAGGAGTTTTGGGCCCAGGGGGACCGTCCCGGGACCGCCCACGCCAACCGGGCGATCCTGGCGGCCGACATCCGGAAGGCCAAAGCCCAGGCGGATTTGGTCATCGTTTCGTTCCACTGGGGCAAGGAATTGGAGACCATGCCCGCGCCGTATCAAAAAGAATTCGCCCGGCTGTGCATCGATGCCGGGGCGTCGCTGGTGCTCGGGCATCATCCCCATGTATTGCAAGGATTCGAAGTCTATCGCGGCGGGCTGATCGCCTACAGCCTGGGTAATTTCCTCTTTTCAACCTATTCGCGGCGGACGGTCGACAGCGTCATTCTGGCGGTCGATTTTGACCGGTCCGGCCCGGTCGCGGCCAGGCTCTATCCGGTCAATGTCAACAACTACGAGGTGGCTTTCCAAACCCGGCTGCGGCGCGGGGCCGACGCCGAACGGGTCTTGCGGGACCTCCGGGGGTATTCGGCGGAGTTTCAAACCCCCATCGCCTCCCGCGACGGCCTGGGAATCATCCGCATCCCCCGCCAGCCCCGACGCTGA
- a CDS encoding chromate transporter, with product MLGKCLLLFYVFFKVGLFSFGGGYAMLPMIYQEIEQFGFMPPREFSDIVALSQMTPGPVAVNAATYVGEKTAGFWGAVFATVGVALPSLILIVIVSAFLNRFKTSQAVQAVLAGIRPATVGLIASAVLFFANTSIFTNKLSLAFFRNPLHFLNLPALAICGLTILATQKWKMDPILLTVFAGVLGAFIL from the coding sequence ATGCTGGGCAAATGTCTCTTACTCTTCTATGTCTTCTTTAAGGTGGGGCTGTTCAGTTTCGGCGGCGGCTACGCCATGTTGCCCATGATCTACCAGGAGATTGAGCAGTTCGGCTTCATGCCGCCGCGGGAGTTCTCGGACATCGTGGCCCTTTCGCAGATGACGCCGGGGCCGGTGGCGGTCAACGCCGCCACCTATGTCGGAGAGAAGACCGCCGGTTTCTGGGGGGCGGTCTTCGCCACCGTCGGCGTGGCCCTGCCCTCGCTGATTCTGATCGTGATCGTCTCCGCCTTCCTGAACCGTTTCAAAACCAGCCAGGCCGTCCAGGCTGTTCTGGCCGGGATCCGGCCGGCGACCGTCGGGCTGATCGCCTCGGCCGTATTGTTCTTCGCCAACACCTCGATCTTTACGAATAAGCTCAGCTTGGCTTTTTTCCGCAATCCGCTCCATTTCCTCAACCTGCCCGCCCTGGCCATCTGCGGCCTGACGATCCTGGCCACCCAGAAGTGGAAGATGGATCCGATCCTCCTGACCGTCTTTGCGGGCGTGCTGGGCGCCTTCATCCTCTAG
- a CDS encoding sulfatase — protein sequence MKAIMIMFDSLNRHMLPPYGCEWIHAPNFKRLAEHTVTFDNCYIGSMPCMPARRELHTGRYNFLHRSWGPLEPFDDSMPEILKQNGVYTHLVSDHGHYWEDGGGTYHTRYSSWEISRGQEGDPWKGEVKDPNIENAIGGQKRLWRQDWINRQYMQREEDQPQAKTFNLAMEFIQKNHTEDNWFLQIETFDPHEPFFTQQKYKDLYPHDYRGPHFDWPDYKRVTETPDQVEHVRFEYAALVSMCDHYLGKVLDLMDQYDMWKDTMLIVNTDHGYLLAEHEWWAKCIQPFYNEVAHQPLFIWDPRSAKRGVRNSCIVQTIDLAPTLVQFFGLDIPTDMQGKPLKDVIAFNRPIREAALFGLHGAHVNVTDGRYVYMRGPARPENGPVYDYTLMPTHMRKRFSVEEMLTAEFAGPFSFTKGCRVLKIKSFPWEDRNYHQFGTLLFDLEQDPQQEQPLHDPVVEERMIRLMVRLMKENDAPAEQYERLGLSLETPSLH from the coding sequence ATGAAAGCCATTATGATTATGTTCGATTCGTTAAATCGGCATATGTTGCCGCCCTACGGGTGCGAATGGATTCATGCCCCGAATTTTAAAAGATTGGCGGAACATACCGTAACGTTCGACAATTGTTATATTGGAAGCATGCCCTGCATGCCGGCGCGCCGGGAATTGCATACGGGCCGCTATAATTTTCTCCACCGGAGTTGGGGGCCGCTCGAACCATTTGACGATTCCATGCCGGAAATTTTAAAACAAAATGGCGTCTATACCCATTTGGTCAGCGATCATGGACACTATTGGGAGGACGGGGGCGGTACATACCACACGCGTTATAGTTCCTGGGAAATCTCCCGGGGACAAGAAGGGGATCCTTGGAAAGGCGAAGTCAAAGACCCCAATATTGAAAACGCTATCGGGGGACAGAAACGCCTGTGGCGGCAGGACTGGATTAATCGGCAATATATGCAGCGGGAGGAGGATCAACCCCAAGCGAAAACCTTTAACCTGGCGATGGAGTTTATCCAGAAGAACCATACCGAAGACAACTGGTTTTTGCAAATTGAGACCTTCGATCCTCACGAACCATTCTTTACGCAGCAAAAATACAAAGACCTCTATCCTCACGATTATCGGGGACCGCACTTTGATTGGCCGGATTACAAGCGGGTTACCGAGACTCCGGATCAAGTGGAACATGTTCGCTTTGAATACGCTGCTCTGGTCAGCATGTGTGATCATTATTTGGGCAAGGTTCTGGATTTAATGGATCAGTACGATATGTGGAAGGACACGATGCTGATTGTCAATACCGACCACGGATATTTACTGGCGGAACACGAGTGGTGGGCCAAGTGCATTCAGCCATTTTACAACGAGGTTGCTCACCAGCCCTTATTTATCTGGGATCCGCGGAGCGCCAAGCGGGGAGTCAGAAACTCCTGCATCGTTCAGACCATTGACCTAGCTCCGACATTGGTACAATTCTTTGGGCTTGATATACCAACCGATATGCAAGGAAAGCCACTGAAAGATGTGATTGCGTTCAACCGGCCCATTCGGGAAGCGGCGCTTTTCGGGTTGCACGGAGCCCATGTCAATGTTACGGATGGCAGATATGTCTATATGCGCGGCCCAGCCCGGCCCGAAAATGGACCCGTATACGATTATACGCTCATGCCGACCCATATGCGCAAGCGGTTCAGCGTCGAAGAGATGCTTACCGCGGAATTCGCCGGCCCATTCTCATTTACCAAAGGATGCCGGGTGCTGAAGATAAAGTCCTTCCCCTGGGAAGACCGTAATTACCACCAGTTTGGGACATTGCTGTTTGATCTGGAGCAGGATCCACAGCAGGAGCAACCATTGCATGACCCGGTTGTAGAGGAACGGATGATCCGGCTGATGGTCCGGCTAATGAAAGAAAATGACGCCCCTGCGGAACAGTATGAACGGCTGGGACTCAGTTTAGAAACACCGTCGCTTCATTAG
- a CDS encoding chromate transporter produces MFNRKSWLELWNLLWVFFKVGCFTFGGGLAMLPLIQKEVVDKRGWISESEILDVFAISQSIPGVIAINSGIFIGKKRAGIPGAIAAACGVILPAFLSILLVIAVLYRVKEEPVVAKIFTGIRAASAGLILLAAFKLGKSAIKNRAGLWIALISFAGIAIFNVYAMWAVVFGGAAGYFIHVYQRRAK; encoded by the coding sequence ATGTTCAATCGAAAAAGCTGGCTAGAGTTATGGAATTTGTTGTGGGTCTTCTTTAAAGTGGGCTGTTTCACCTTCGGGGGCGGGCTGGCGATGTTGCCCCTGATCCAAAAAGAAGTGGTGGATAAACGCGGCTGGATCAGCGAGTCCGAGATCTTGGACGTCTTCGCCATCTCCCAGTCGATCCCGGGCGTCATCGCCATCAACTCCGGCATATTCATCGGCAAAAAACGCGCCGGGATCCCGGGCGCCATCGCGGCGGCCTGCGGCGTCATCCTGCCGGCCTTTCTCTCCATCCTGCTGGTGATCGCCGTCCTCTACCGGGTGAAGGAGGAGCCGGTGGTCGCCAAGATCTTCACCGGAATCCGGGCCGCTTCGGCGGGGTTGATCCTCCTGGCAGCCTTCAAGCTCGGCAAATCGGCCATCAAAAACCGCGCCGGCCTCTGGATCGCCCTCATCTCCTTTGCCGGCATTGCCATTTTCAATGTCTACGCCATGTGGGCCGTCGTCTTTGGCGGGGCGGCGGGCTACTTCATCCATGTCTATCAGCGGAGGGCCAAATGA
- the serS gene encoding serine--tRNA ligase has protein sequence MLDIKLVRTDPERVRAGMAKRGANVPLDEFLRLDEERRKGLAEVEQLKNRRNVVSKEVGKLKAQGQDASAIIKEMQEVGERIGRLDQEIREIEERLQQILLVIPNIPHESVPVGRDETQNPVIRTWGEPRQFDFEPKTHDEVGVSLGMMDFERAAKISGARFVVMRRWGARLERALVNLMLDLHTREHGYTEIFPPFLVNRASMIGTGQLPKFEEDMFKCTPGDFYLIPTAEVPVTNLHRDEILEAEALPIKYAAYTACFRAEAGSAGRDTKGIIRQHQFNKVELVKFTKPEESYAEHEKLVRDAEAVLQTLGLPYRVVLLCSGDQGFSAAKCYDLEVWLPSFNMYREISSCSNFEDFQARRANIRYRPAAGAKPEFVHTLNGSGVAVGRTVAAILENYQNADGSVTVPEALRPYLGTERITAG, from the coding sequence ATGCTCGATATCAAACTGGTAAGGACCGATCCGGAAAGAGTCCGGGCCGGCATGGCGAAACGCGGCGCCAATGTGCCGCTGGATGAGTTCCTGCGCCTGGATGAGGAACGCCGCAAAGGCCTGGCCGAGGTGGAACAGTTAAAGAACCGCCGCAATGTCGTCTCCAAGGAGGTCGGGAAGTTAAAGGCACAGGGCCAGGACGCCTCGGCCATCATCAAGGAGATGCAAGAGGTGGGCGAGCGGATCGGGCGGTTGGATCAGGAGATCCGGGAGATCGAGGAGCGGCTGCAGCAGATCCTCCTGGTCATCCCCAATATCCCCCACGAATCGGTGCCGGTGGGCAGGGACGAGACCCAAAACCCGGTGATCCGGACCTGGGGCGAACCGCGCCAGTTTGATTTCGAACCCAAGACCCATGACGAGGTCGGGGTGAGTTTGGGCATGATGGACTTTGAGCGGGCGGCCAAGATCAGCGGCGCCCGGTTTGTGGTGATGCGCCGCTGGGGCGCCCGCCTGGAACGGGCCCTGGTCAACCTGATGCTGGATCTGCATACCCGCGAGCACGGCTACACCGAGATCTTCCCGCCGTTTCTGGTCAACCGGGCCTCGATGATCGGCACCGGCCAGCTGCCCAAGTTTGAAGAGGATATGTTCAAATGCACGCCGGGCGATTTCTATCTGATCCCCACCGCCGAGGTGCCTGTGACCAACCTGCACCGCGACGAGATCCTCGAGGCCGAGGCCCTGCCGATCAAGTACGCGGCCTATACCGCTTGTTTCCGGGCCGAAGCCGGCTCCGCCGGCCGGGACACCAAGGGGATCATCCGGCAGCACCAATTCAACAAAGTGGAACTGGTCAAATTCACCAAGCCGGAAGAGTCTTACGCCGAACATGAGAAGTTGGTCCGGGACGCGGAAGCGGTCCTGCAGACCTTGGGCCTGCCCTACCGGGTGGTGCTGCTCTGCAGCGGCGACCAGGGCTTCTCGGCCGCCAAATGTTACGATCTGGAGGTCTGGCTGCCCAGCTTCAACATGTACCGGGAGATCTCCAGCTGCAGTAATTTCGAGGACTTCCAGGCCCGCCGGGCCAACATCCGTTACCGGCCGGCCGCCGGGGCCAAGCCCGAATTCGTGCACACCCTGAACGGCTCGGGCGTGGCGGTGGGACGGACCGTCGCCGCGATCCTGGAGAATTATCAGAATGCCGACGGCAGCGTCACGGTTCCCGAGGCGCTCCGGCCCTACCTGGGAACGGAGCGGATCACCGCCGGGTAA
- the nifJ gene encoding pyruvate:ferredoxin (flavodoxin) oxidoreductase — MARKVTIDGNTAASHVAYAFSDVAAIYPITPSSPMAEVADDWQAHGRKNLFGQTVRIAEMQSEAGAAGAVHGSLAAGAFTSTFTASQGLLLMIPNMYKIAGELLPSVFHVSARALATHALSIFGDHSDINATRQTGFALLASASVQEVMDLALVAHLATLESRVPFLHFFDGFRTSHEVQKIEEIAYEDMAKLVDWKAVADFRKRALNPEHPHQRGTAQNPDIYFQGREASNKFYEAVPGIVARIMEQVSSLTGRSYKPFDYVGASDAERVIIAMGSGCDTIEETVNYLNGKGEKVGLIKVRLYRPFSAEHFLAVLPKTVKQIAVLDRTKEPGSIGEPLYQDVCTVFMQKKATPVIVGGRYGLGSKEFTPSMVKAIYDNLSLAEPKNHFTVGIVDDVTFSSLDVKEFIDAAPHGVHRCKFFGLGSDGTVGANKNSIKIIGDNTDMYAQGYFVYDSKKSGGVTISHLRFGKTPIQSPYLIDQADFIACHNPSYVTRYDILDGIKEGGYFLLNSPWSAAEMDEKLPAALKQQIAKKKVKFYNLDAVKIAAEVGMGGRINTIMQVGFFKLANVIPVDQAIEYIKYAIKKSYGKKGDKIVNMNIAAVDRALEALEEIKYPADWATATTGAVLEEVEVPEHFKNVIHPILHLDGDKLPVSAFTPDGTVPVGTTQYEKRGIAIKVPVWTPDTCIQCNQCSFVCPHAAIRPYLIKSEALKDAPEGFKTKVATGKEFAGYEFRMQVSPLDCTGCGNCVDICPAKEKPLVMTTLEDVAQAEGEFYGFSSAQPVPDISINADTVKGSQFKQPLFEFSGACAGCGETPYVKLITQLYGDRMVIANATGCSSIYGGSAPTNPYTTNEKGYGPAWANSLFEDNAEFGYGMTLAYNQRRNKLADLVKQAIELGVSGDLKATFDEWLAGKDDATVSRATGDKLKGIIDGEAAKAAGELKEVLNQIAAMKDLYIKKSVWVIGGDGWAYDIGYGGLDHVLATGEDINVLVLDTEVYSNTGGQSSKSTPTGAIAKFAAAGKTVKKKDLGLMAMSYGYVYVASVSMGANKNQLMKAVLEAEKYKGPSLIIAYAPCINHGINMGKSQNEGKLAVESGYWPLYRYNPEQALEGKNPFVLESKDPTYSFQDFIRSEVRYATLKKQFPDVAEGLYERAEKDAKARYEMYKRLAQ; from the coding sequence ATGGCTAGAAAAGTTACCATTGATGGCAACACCGCCGCATCCCATGTAGCGTACGCCTTTAGCGATGTTGCCGCCATCTATCCGATCACTCCGTCCTCTCCCATGGCGGAAGTGGCGGATGACTGGCAAGCCCACGGTCGCAAGAACTTATTCGGACAGACGGTGCGGATTGCCGAAATGCAGTCCGAGGCCGGCGCTGCCGGAGCGGTTCACGGTTCGTTGGCCGCCGGAGCGTTCACCTCCACCTTTACCGCTTCCCAAGGCTTATTATTAATGATTCCCAACATGTACAAGATCGCCGGCGAATTGTTGCCGAGCGTCTTTCATGTATCGGCCCGGGCGCTCGCCACGCATGCGCTGTCGATCTTCGGCGACCATTCCGATATCAACGCGACCCGTCAGACCGGTTTTGCGCTGTTGGCTTCGGCTTCGGTCCAGGAGGTCATGGATCTGGCGCTCGTCGCCCATCTGGCCACGCTGGAATCGCGCGTGCCCTTCCTGCATTTCTTCGACGGTTTCCGGACCTCCCACGAAGTGCAGAAGATCGAAGAGATCGCTTATGAAGATATGGCCAAACTGGTCGACTGGAAGGCAGTCGCCGACTTCCGCAAACGGGCCCTCAATCCGGAGCATCCGCACCAACGCGGCACCGCGCAGAACCCGGACATCTACTTCCAGGGCAGAGAGGCTTCGAATAAGTTCTATGAGGCAGTTCCCGGAATCGTCGCCCGGATCATGGAGCAAGTCAGCAGCCTGACCGGACGTTCCTATAAACCCTTCGATTATGTCGGCGCCTCCGATGCCGAACGCGTCATCATCGCGATGGGCTCCGGTTGCGACACCATCGAGGAGACCGTGAATTACTTGAACGGCAAAGGCGAAAAGGTCGGCTTGATCAAAGTCCGTCTCTACCGTCCGTTCTCCGCCGAGCATTTCCTGGCCGTGTTGCCGAAGACCGTCAAGCAGATCGCCGTGCTCGACCGGACCAAAGAACCCGGCTCCATCGGCGAACCGCTGTACCAGGATGTTTGCACCGTCTTCATGCAGAAAAAAGCGACTCCGGTCATCGTCGGCGGCCGTTACGGGTTGGGTTCCAAAGAGTTCACCCCGTCGATGGTCAAGGCGATTTACGATAACCTGTCCCTGGCGGAACCGAAGAACCACTTCACCGTGGGCATCGTCGACGATGTCACCTTCAGCTCGCTGGATGTGAAAGAATTCATCGATGCCGCGCCGCACGGCGTGCACCGCTGTAAGTTCTTCGGACTCGGTTCCGACGGCACCGTCGGCGCCAACAAGAACTCGATCAAGATCATCGGCGACAACACCGATATGTACGCCCAGGGCTACTTCGTATACGACTCCAAGAAATCGGGCGGCGTCACCATTTCCCACTTGCGGTTCGGCAAGACCCCGATCCAATCGCCGTACCTGATCGACCAGGCGGACTTCATCGCTTGCCACAATCCGTCCTATGTCACCCGTTATGATATTTTGGACGGCATCAAAGAGGGCGGCTACTTCCTGCTGAACTCCCCGTGGAGCGCGGCGGAGATGGACGAGAAGCTGCCGGCGGCTTTGAAACAACAGATCGCCAAAAAGAAAGTGAAATTCTACAACCTCGACGCCGTCAAAATCGCGGCCGAGGTCGGCATGGGCGGCCGGATCAACACCATCATGCAGGTCGGCTTCTTCAAGCTCGCCAACGTGATTCCGGTGGACCAAGCCATCGAATATATCAAATACGCCATTAAGAAGAGCTACGGCAAGAAAGGCGACAAGATCGTCAACATGAACATCGCCGCCGTGGATCGCGCGCTGGAAGCGCTGGAAGAGATCAAGTATCCGGCCGATTGGGCCACCGCCACCACCGGCGCAGTGCTCGAAGAGGTCGAGGTTCCGGAGCATTTCAAAAACGTCATCCATCCCATTCTGCACCTCGACGGCGACAAGCTGCCGGTCAGCGCCTTCACGCCCGACGGCACCGTTCCGGTGGGCACCACTCAATATGAGAAGCGCGGCATCGCCATCAAAGTGCCGGTGTGGACTCCGGATACCTGTATCCAATGTAACCAATGCTCGTTCGTCTGCCCGCACGCCGCGATCCGGCCGTATCTGATCAAGTCCGAGGCTTTGAAGGACGCTCCGGAAGGCTTCAAGACCAAGGTGGCCACCGGCAAGGAATTCGCCGGCTATGAGTTCCGGATGCAAGTATCGCCTCTGGACTGCACCGGCTGCGGCAACTGCGTCGATATCTGCCCGGCCAAGGAGAAACCGCTGGTCATGACCACGTTGGAAGATGTGGCTCAGGCCGAAGGCGAGTTTTACGGATTTTCGTCGGCGCAACCCGTCCCGGATATCAGCATCAATGCCGATACCGTCAAGGGCAGCCAGTTCAAACAGCCGCTGTTCGAATTCTCCGGCGCTTGCGCAGGTTGCGGCGAGACCCCGTATGTGAAGCTGATCACCCAATTGTACGGCGACCGGATGGTGATTGCCAACGCGACCGGTTGTTCCTCGATCTATGGCGGCAGCGCCCCGACCAACCCGTACACCACCAATGAGAAGGGCTACGGGCCGGCCTGGGCCAACTCCCTGTTCGAAGACAACGCGGAGTTTGGTTACGGCATGACCTTGGCCTACAACCAACGCCGCAACAAACTGGCGGACCTGGTCAAACAAGCCATCGAGCTCGGCGTCTCCGGCGACCTGAAAGCGACCTTCGACGAATGGTTGGCCGGCAAGGACGATGCCACGGTCTCCCGGGCTACCGGCGACAAACTGAAAGGCATCATCGACGGCGAGGCTGCCAAAGCCGCCGGCGAATTGAAAGAAGTTTTGAACCAGATCGCCGCCATGAAAGACCTGTATATTAAGAAATCCGTCTGGGTCATCGGCGGCGACGGCTGGGCCTATGATATCGGTTACGGCGGGTTGGACCATGTATTGGCTACCGGCGAGGACATCAACGTCCTGGTCCTGGATACCGAGGTCTACTCCAATACCGGCGGTCAGTCTTCCAAGTCGACCCCGACCGGCGCGATCGCCAAGTTCGCCGCCGCCGGCAAGACCGTCAAGAAGAAAGACCTCGGCCTGATGGCCATGTCCTACGGCTATGTTTACGTGGCCTCCGTTTCGATGGGCGCCAACAAGAACCAGCTGATGAAGGCGGTTCTCGAAGCCGAGAAATACAAAGGGCCGTCGCTGATCATCGCCTACGCGCCCTGCATCAACCATGGCATCAACATGGGCAAGAGCCAGAACGAAGGGAAACTGGCGGTCGAATCCGGTTACTGGCCGTTATACCGGTACAATCCGGAGCAAGCGCTCGAAGGCAAGAATCCGTTCGTGCTCGAGTCCAAAGACCCGACCTACAGCTTCCAAGACTTCATCCGGAGCGAGGTCCGTTACGCCACCTTGAAGAAGCAATTCCCCGATGTGGCCGAGGGTCTGTATGAACGGGCCGAGAAGGACGCCAAAGCCCGTTACGAGATGTATAAACGGTTGGCCCAATAA
- a CDS encoding alpha/beta fold hydrolase — translation MGYYICVETGVNIYVEDINREGRRTILFVHGWPANHRMFEYQFAALGRQGYRCIGLDTRGFGNSDKPAHGYSYDRMADDIRAVVEALQLQDITLGGHSTGGGVAIRYMARHNGYGVAKLALFAAAAPSLIQRPYFPYGLQRQAVEQIIAATHNDRPQMLRDFGNMFFFQHVTEALADWFFQMGLQAANWATAAVAESWLDEEELFTDLGKINVPTLILHGIHDRVCRFPLAEAQHQGIAGSRLVPFEESGHGLFYDQRDKFNEELARFVAE, via the coding sequence GTGGGATACTATATTTGCGTCGAGACCGGGGTCAATATTTATGTGGAGGACATCAACCGCGAGGGCCGGCGGACGATTCTGTTCGTGCACGGCTGGCCGGCCAATCACCGGATGTTTGAGTACCAGTTCGCGGCGCTCGGCCGGCAGGGGTACCGTTGCATCGGGTTGGACACGAGGGGCTTCGGCAATTCGGATAAGCCGGCGCACGGCTACTCCTACGACCGGATGGCCGATGATATCCGCGCCGTGGTGGAGGCGTTGCAATTACAGGATATCACCTTGGGCGGCCATTCCACCGGAGGCGGGGTGGCCATTCGGTACATGGCGCGCCATAACGGTTACGGCGTGGCGAAACTGGCGCTGTTTGCCGCCGCCGCCCCGAGCTTGATCCAGCGCCCCTATTTTCCCTACGGACTGCAGCGGCAGGCAGTCGAGCAGATCATCGCGGCCACCCACAACGATCGCCCGCAAATGCTGCGGGACTTCGGGAACATGTTCTTTTTCCAGCATGTCACGGAAGCTTTAGCGGACTGGTTCTTTCAGATGGGGCTGCAGGCCGCCAACTGGGCGACCGCGGCGGTGGCGGAGAGTTGGCTCGACGAGGAGGAACTGTTTACGGACCTCGGCAAGATCAACGTTCCGACCCTGATTTTGCACGGCATCCATGACCGGGTCTGCCGTTTCCCGTTGGCCGAGGCGCAACACCAGGGGATCGCCGGTTCCCGGCTGGTGCCGTTCGAAGAGAGCGGGCATGGGCTCTTTTACGATCAGCGCGATAAGTTCAACGAGGAATTGGCGCGCTTCGTCGCGGAATAA